In one Catenovulum adriaticum genomic region, the following are encoded:
- the folA gene encoding type 3 dihydrofolate reductase, with protein sequence MISMIAAMTPEYVIGKNNQMLWHLPADFKFFKQTTLGKPIIMGRKTFESIGRPLPGRLNIIMSKGKESPHPDVMLVNTVDEAIQAAQAELKNSNTNEIMVIGGGVIYKLFLPLADRLYITEVNTKIEGDAYFPEIDKNSWQEVERTLGEVDEKNKLAHQFITYQKIAAC encoded by the coding sequence ATGATATCTATGATAGCCGCAATGACACCTGAATATGTCATTGGAAAAAATAACCAAATGCTATGGCATTTACCGGCCGACTTTAAATTTTTTAAACAAACAACTTTAGGTAAGCCCATTATTATGGGCCGTAAAACGTTTGAATCTATCGGCCGCCCATTACCCGGCAGACTCAATATTATCATGAGTAAAGGTAAAGAGTCTCCGCATCCAGACGTTATGCTAGTTAATACGGTCGATGAAGCAATACAAGCAGCTCAGGCAGAGCTAAAAAATAGTAATACTAATGAAATAATGGTCATTGGTGGCGGTGTTATCTACAAATTATTTTTGCCTCTTGCTGATCGCCTATATATAACTGAAGTAAACACCAAAATTGAAGGTGATGCTTACTTTCCAGAGATAGACAAAAATAGCTGGCAAGAAGTCGAGCGTACCCTTGGGGAAGTTGATGAAAAAAACAAATTAGCCCACCAATTTATTACCTATCAAAAAATAGCGGCTTGTTAA
- a CDS encoding 1,2-dihydroxy-3-keto-5-methylthiopentene dioxygenase, translating to MSRLTIHSDTNPQMPLLDTQNLAQIQAELLKISVQFERWHLDKDLPENADNSAIIQAYQNEINELIKERGYQSYDIVTMNPDKPNKKEFRQKFLSEHIHIEDEIRFFVRGQGLFVLHIGGKIFSILCQKDDLISVPANTKHWFDMGPNPAFTVIRIFDNPAGWVAKYTGSMIADQFPKLEN from the coding sequence ATGAGCCGATTAACCATTCATTCAGATACTAACCCACAAATGCCTTTGTTAGATACTCAAAATTTAGCGCAAATTCAAGCTGAGCTGCTAAAAATATCGGTTCAATTTGAGCGCTGGCATTTAGATAAAGATTTGCCAGAAAATGCTGACAATAGCGCCATCATTCAAGCTTATCAAAATGAAATTAATGAGTTGATTAAAGAGCGCGGCTATCAATCTTACGATATAGTTACAATGAATCCGGACAAACCAAACAAAAAAGAATTCAGACAAAAATTCTTATCAGAACATATTCATATTGAAGATGAAATTCGTTTTTTTGTTCGCGGGCAAGGCTTATTTGTTTTACATATTGGCGGTAAAATTTTCTCAATTTTGTGTCAAAAAGATGATCTTATTTCGGTGCCTGCTAATACTAAACATTGGTTTGACATGGGGCCTAACCCCGCATTTACAGTGATTAGAATTTTTGACAACCCAGCGGGCTGGGTGGCTAAGTATACAGGAAGCATGATCGCTGATCAGTTCCCTAAACTAGAAAACTAA
- the erpA gene encoding iron-sulfur cluster insertion protein ErpA, which yields MDAIPLNFTDTAAKQVKQLIEEEENPNLKFRVYITGGGCSGFQYGFTFDEKVNEGDMLIEKEGVSLVVDAMSLQYLVGGEVDYMSGLEGSRFFVTNPNASSTCGCGASFSV from the coding sequence ATGGATGCAATTCCACTTAACTTTACAGATACAGCTGCTAAACAAGTAAAGCAGCTAATAGAAGAGGAAGAAAATCCGAATCTTAAATTCCGTGTTTATATTACTGGCGGCGGTTGTTCGGGCTTTCAGTACGGCTTTACCTTTGATGAAAAGGTAAACGAAGGCGATATGCTAATTGAAAAAGAAGGCGTATCTTTAGTCGTTGATGCGATGAGTTTACAATATTTAGTTGGCGGTGAAGTCGATTATATGTCTGGTTTAGAAGGTTCTCGCTTTTTTGTGACTAATCCTAATGCATCTTCAACTTGTGGTTGTGGTGCAAGTTTCTCTGTTTAA
- a CDS encoding DUF6776 family protein, translated as MKKQVINNFEFILKPNLKFYTSITGLAILIISFLAGFSIAKWLDQQKLKQVSGLHQKIEARDNQIYKLEQQLNFVRVDLEVGKLSLQQIQQDLQIAQQENNKFKELLSFYQNIMAPELAAGGVTIDRLIIEPTLVEDQFRYKVVLIQTAQRKKYVKGYIKMSLNGIQRQQPQSFELKQLSIEENDFNFNFKYFQILTGVFVLPDEFTPERIELEVTLPKRSGQAFSQTHQNFEWQPERTDAE; from the coding sequence TTGAAAAAACAAGTAATTAATAATTTTGAATTTATTCTCAAACCTAATTTAAAATTTTATACCTCAATAACCGGTCTAGCAATATTGATAATATCGTTTTTAGCTGGTTTTAGTATTGCTAAATGGTTAGATCAGCAAAAACTCAAGCAAGTTTCAGGTTTGCATCAAAAGATCGAAGCGAGAGACAATCAAATTTACAAATTAGAGCAGCAATTAAACTTTGTGCGGGTCGATTTAGAAGTTGGAAAACTAAGTCTGCAACAAATTCAACAAGACTTACAAATTGCTCAGCAAGAAAACAATAAGTTTAAAGAGCTGTTGAGTTTTTACCAAAATATTATGGCTCCCGAGCTGGCAGCAGGAGGGGTCACTATTGATCGTTTAATCATTGAGCCAACCTTAGTTGAAGATCAATTTCGTTATAAGGTCGTACTCATCCAAACCGCTCAACGCAAAAAATATGTAAAAGGCTATATTAAAATGTCATTAAACGGCATTCAACGTCAGCAACCCCAATCTTTTGAATTAAAGCAGCTATCAATTGAAGAAAATGATTTTAATTTTAACTTTAAATATTTTCAGATATTAACAGGAGTCTTTGTATTGCCTGACGAGTTTACGCCTGAACGAATTGAGCTAGAAGTAACCTTACCTAAACGTTCTGGACAGGCATTTAGCCAAACTCATCAAAACTTTGAATGGCAACCAGAACGAACAGATGCTGAATAA
- a CDS encoding TlpA family protein disulfide reductase has protein sequence MKKKWFIVISFVAMALGFLASRYIHAPDAQATVEQLKFDSNFDKNSLNDFESDYLIIDFWASWCQPCLESLPYYHQKFKTLPISKFDWLAVNLDTDKTQAQDFLSQLNLSHTQVFFDPNGHLQTAFAVSALPTLLIIDKQGKEVVRLLGFNQNQQNKLTKILGDLTKK, from the coding sequence ATGAAAAAAAAGTGGTTTATCGTTATTTCATTCGTCGCTATGGCCTTAGGATTTTTGGCCAGCCGATACATACATGCCCCAGACGCACAAGCTACTGTTGAGCAACTTAAGTTTGACAGTAATTTTGACAAAAATTCACTCAATGATTTTGAAAGCGATTATTTAATTATAGATTTTTGGGCCAGTTGGTGTCAGCCTTGTTTGGAATCATTACCCTATTACCACCAAAAATTTAAAACACTGCCTATTTCAAAGTTTGACTGGTTAGCCGTGAATTTAGATACAGATAAAACACAAGCGCAAGATTTTTTAAGCCAGTTAAATTTATCTCACACTCAGGTATTTTTTGATCCTAATGGGCATTTACAAACAGCTTTTGCAGTATCCGCTTTACCAACTCTACTTATTATAGATAAACAAGGCAAAGAGGTTGTCAGATTACTAGGCTTTAATCAAAACCAGCAGAATAAACTAACAAAAATACTTGGGGATTTAACAAAAAAATAA